One Plantibacter sp. Leaf314 DNA segment encodes these proteins:
- a CDS encoding glycosyltransferase has protein sequence MTKPLTIAFVSHTDASGAFRVGSHHLARELSRLGHRVLHLSTPVSLAHRVLKRGEATRDEASRRGITTDADGVMHLVPRTLAPAGVAPLSFSPIFTKAFGTSRIDLAFVDQPTLWSRVLRRLVTTVVYRPTDLYESGVKARFQRAAVLAADRVVATSGAVLMALDVPTATPSLVLPNGVELDRFAALDEVPRQDRAVYIGALDDRFDWNAVREMAVETPSWTFDVFGPGRSPEERLPENIVLHGAISYDDIPAILRRARVGLLPLSDAPVNRGRSPMKLYEYLASGLTVVTRATDVLVDEPGTGIISYGHARTAAEALLAATGSSSPNTDGMAAAAAAGWAGKARELIEFTAGGNR, from the coding sequence ATGACGAAGCCCCTGACCATCGCGTTCGTCAGTCACACCGACGCCTCGGGAGCATTCCGAGTCGGCAGCCACCACCTGGCCCGGGAGCTGTCCCGGCTCGGTCACCGGGTCCTGCACCTCTCCACGCCGGTGTCCCTCGCCCACCGAGTCCTCAAGCGAGGGGAAGCGACGCGCGACGAGGCCTCGCGTCGCGGAATCACGACGGACGCGGATGGCGTCATGCACCTGGTTCCGCGGACGCTCGCCCCCGCTGGTGTCGCACCGCTCTCGTTCTCGCCGATCTTCACGAAGGCCTTCGGCACCTCCCGGATCGACCTCGCGTTCGTCGACCAGCCCACCCTCTGGTCGAGGGTGCTCAGGCGCCTGGTGACGACGGTCGTCTACCGCCCGACCGATCTCTACGAGAGCGGTGTCAAAGCACGATTCCAACGCGCGGCCGTCCTCGCCGCCGACCGGGTCGTCGCGACGTCCGGCGCCGTCCTCATGGCGCTCGACGTTCCGACCGCCACCCCCTCGCTGGTGCTGCCGAACGGCGTGGAACTCGACCGGTTCGCAGCGCTCGACGAGGTTCCCCGCCAGGACCGCGCGGTCTACATCGGTGCACTCGACGACCGGTTCGATTGGAACGCCGTCCGGGAGATGGCGGTCGAGACACCGAGCTGGACCTTCGACGTCTTCGGGCCTGGACGATCTCCTGAGGAGCGCCTGCCCGAGAACATCGTCCTGCACGGTGCGATCAGCTATGACGACATCCCGGCGATTCTCCGGCGCGCTCGTGTGGGGCTCCTGCCGCTGTCCGACGCCCCCGTGAACCGTGGGAGGAGCCCCATGAAGCTCTACGAATACCTGGCATCGGGTCTGACCGTGGTGACGCGCGCGACAGACGTCCTGGTCGACGAACCCGGGACCGGCATCATCTCCTATGGCCACGCGCGAACCGCGGCCGAAGCGCTGCTTGCAGCTACCGGTTCCTCCAGCCCGAACACCGACGGTATGGCCGCGGCTGCTGCGGCCGGCTGGGCCGGCAAGGCGCGCGAACTGATCGAGTTCACCGCGGGAGGGAATCGATGA
- a CDS encoding HNH endonuclease signature motif containing protein: MSSSPRVPLGPVSADPMGALSETMSDLLRTWSGALDPIRPGDDAIEQLAGMNDAGVVRVLDQLGAVQHVVEVLAARVMGSVAERSRSGIVGHDPLARSHGYASPAVMLSERWRIPRGRAATITSVAQAITPKRALTGDVIECDRPEIAAAIEPRSAVAGANACEQLSATDSPTCTVDHEAVDPTDQPRLVRSALSIDGAGALLRELRLVSSAVDADRVHRAVCAGIEHCDGAPLAEVNSLARLVRTSLDQDGPVPREITLRRQQRCTLRELPDGMIELRVFLAPEAAGWVRATMDAVVGKHLRQVRFTDQTANEAGTEDPSAVQPSADPFDDAYVPAAEMPDTRTMDERRVEALVEVFRHAAGCEAAVTELAPVSLIIRMDDEDLVDDSPWSDGKAFIDGVSEPITAATARRMAADGRIIPMVLGGPSQVLDLGVGTRLFSKAQKVALAERDGGCAWTGCTHPPSYTEAHHLQWWSRGGPTDLSNGILLCGFHHHRIHNDGWEVTVRDHVPWFIPPAHVDPHRIPRRGGKPRLRVA; the protein is encoded by the coding sequence ATGTCCAGCAGCCCACGCGTCCCCCTCGGCCCGGTCTCGGCCGACCCGATGGGTGCGCTGAGCGAGACGATGTCGGACCTCCTCCGCACCTGGTCCGGGGCGCTCGACCCGATCCGCCCAGGCGACGACGCCATCGAGCAACTCGCCGGCATGAATGACGCCGGCGTGGTCCGCGTCCTCGACCAACTCGGTGCAGTGCAGCACGTGGTGGAGGTGCTGGCAGCGCGGGTGATGGGATCAGTCGCTGAGCGTTCCCGGTCCGGCATCGTCGGTCACGATCCTCTGGCACGCAGCCATGGATACGCATCCCCCGCGGTCATGCTCTCCGAACGTTGGCGCATCCCTCGCGGACGCGCCGCCACGATCACCTCGGTCGCCCAGGCCATCACCCCGAAGCGTGCCCTCACCGGCGACGTGATCGAATGCGACCGCCCCGAGATCGCCGCCGCCATCGAGCCCCGGTCCGCCGTCGCCGGCGCCAACGCCTGCGAACAGCTGTCCGCGACCGATTCACCGACCTGCACCGTCGACCACGAGGCTGTCGATCCGACAGACCAGCCGCGTCTTGTCCGCTCTGCCCTGAGTATCGACGGCGCAGGCGCGCTCCTCCGCGAACTGCGGCTCGTCAGCTCGGCTGTCGACGCCGACCGGGTGCACCGCGCCGTGTGCGCAGGCATCGAGCACTGCGACGGCGCACCGCTCGCCGAGGTCAACAGCCTCGCGAGGCTCGTCCGCACGAGCCTCGACCAGGACGGCCCCGTGCCCCGCGAGATCACCCTCCGCCGGCAGCAGCGCTGCACCCTGCGGGAGCTCCCGGACGGCATGATCGAGCTTCGCGTGTTCCTCGCTCCTGAGGCCGCAGGGTGGGTCCGCGCCACCATGGACGCCGTCGTCGGCAAACACCTCCGGCAGGTCCGGTTCACCGATCAGACCGCGAACGAGGCCGGCACGGAAGACCCGAGTGCAGTGCAGCCGTCGGCGGACCCGTTCGACGACGCCTACGTCCCGGCCGCAGAGATGCCCGACACCCGCACCATGGATGAACGACGCGTCGAAGCCCTCGTGGAGGTGTTCCGCCACGCAGCCGGCTGCGAGGCAGCGGTCACGGAACTCGCGCCGGTCTCCCTCATCATCCGCATGGACGACGAAGACCTCGTCGACGACAGCCCCTGGTCCGACGGCAAGGCCTTCATCGACGGGGTCTCCGAGCCCATCACCGCCGCAACCGCCCGCCGCATGGCCGCGGACGGCCGCATCATCCCCATGGTGCTCGGCGGGCCGTCCCAGGTCCTCGACCTCGGCGTCGGCACGCGGCTGTTCAGCAAGGCACAGAAGGTCGCACTGGCCGAACGCGACGGCGGCTGCGCCTGGACCGGCTGCACCCATCCACCGTCGTACACCGAAGCACATCATCTGCAGTGGTGGTCCCGCGGCGGACCGACCGACCTCAGCAACGGCATCCTGCTCTGCGGATTCCATCACCATCGCATCCACAACGACGGATGGGAGGTCACCGTGCGCGATCACGTGCCCTGGTTCATCCCGCCTGCCCACGTCGATCCCCACCGCATTCCGCGGCGGGGCGGTAAGCCGCGGCTGCGGGTCGCCTGA
- a CDS encoding glycosyltransferase family 2 protein, which produces MHSLVAIASFRRPDDLRTLLESLLDPANASEHTMDILVVDNDPAGSAEATVESFPSVRYVLESQPGIAEARNRSLDVFLDADGSYDAIIFVDDDEFVGAGWYTDLADAAQRSTAGVVTGPVISIFPENTPRWITRGGFMQRAGHRDGERLTAAATNNTLLKWADWQRAGAPRFDRSFSSTGGSDARLFADLIREGVGIEYCQQAEVFEPVPLDRMTFRWVSRRAFRNGVVLARIGVTKRGAALTFAQGGYLAASGLAFGLVDLVRVRGLHARSFNRFLNGVGAMSSFFGARVHEYQRA; this is translated from the coding sequence ATGCACTCCCTTGTCGCCATCGCCAGCTTCCGCAGACCCGATGATCTCAGGACCCTCCTCGAATCGCTGCTGGACCCGGCCAACGCCTCGGAACACACGATGGACATCCTGGTCGTCGACAACGACCCGGCGGGTTCGGCCGAGGCCACGGTGGAGTCCTTCCCGTCGGTTCGGTACGTCCTCGAGTCTCAGCCCGGTATCGCCGAGGCGCGGAACCGCTCACTCGACGTGTTCCTGGACGCTGATGGTTCGTACGACGCGATCATCTTCGTCGACGACGACGAGTTCGTCGGAGCCGGGTGGTACACCGATCTGGCCGATGCTGCCCAGCGATCGACAGCAGGCGTGGTGACCGGCCCGGTCATCTCGATCTTCCCCGAGAACACCCCTCGCTGGATCACTCGCGGCGGGTTCATGCAACGTGCGGGACATCGGGACGGCGAGCGCCTGACCGCCGCCGCGACCAACAACACCTTGCTCAAGTGGGCGGATTGGCAGCGGGCAGGGGCGCCGCGCTTCGATCGATCATTCTCGTCCACCGGGGGCAGCGACGCACGCTTGTTCGCCGACCTGATCCGCGAGGGCGTGGGCATCGAGTACTGCCAACAGGCAGAGGTGTTCGAACCGGTTCCGCTCGACCGGATGACGTTCCGATGGGTGTCCCGCCGGGCGTTCCGGAACGGCGTGGTCCTGGCACGGATCGGTGTGACGAAGCGCGGAGCTGCACTGACATTCGCGCAGGGTGGCTACCTCGCGGCTAGTGGGCTCGCGTTCGGCCTCGTCGACCTCGTCCGCGTCCGCGGGCTCCACGCCCGTTCGTTCAACCGATTCCTCAACGGCGTCGGTGCGATGTCCTCGTTCTTCGGCGCGCGAGTGCACGAGTACCAGCGGGCGTGA
- a CDS encoding polysaccharide pyruvyl transferase family protein has translation MVTENVYGVAVEHWNPFVPRFSGRIGSRLPFGRRRNNFGDLLGPVIVKRLLEQSVADPTALATLSATPHRLVAVGSILHFAHAGDTIWGSGVNGKMPESKHTFDRLDIRAVRGPKTFDFLEARGLQPTRVFGDPGLLVPRVFDHLPSISEQKQHSLTIVPNLHDHPAWAAHPETIDPTGDLVSILERIARSERVVGSSLHGLVVAESLGIPATLIAPTAESMFKYEDYYGGTGRNSFPIARDLQGALAQTPDPIEWDAQPLIDAFPSDLWSGITLSGPTKR, from the coding sequence ATGGTGACGGAGAACGTCTACGGCGTCGCAGTCGAACACTGGAACCCGTTCGTCCCGAGGTTCTCGGGCAGAATCGGTTCACGTCTCCCGTTCGGGCGACGTCGGAACAACTTCGGCGATCTCCTCGGGCCGGTCATCGTGAAGCGGCTGCTGGAACAGTCGGTCGCGGATCCGACCGCGCTGGCCACCCTTTCTGCGACACCCCATCGTCTGGTGGCGGTCGGCTCCATCCTGCACTTCGCGCACGCCGGCGACACGATCTGGGGCAGCGGCGTCAACGGCAAGATGCCGGAGTCCAAGCACACCTTCGATCGGCTCGACATCAGAGCCGTCCGAGGACCGAAGACGTTCGATTTCCTCGAGGCCCGCGGCCTGCAGCCGACACGCGTGTTCGGCGATCCAGGCCTTCTGGTCCCACGCGTGTTCGACCATCTGCCTTCCATCTCCGAGCAGAAGCAGCACTCGTTGACGATCGTGCCGAACCTGCACGACCACCCGGCATGGGCCGCGCACCCGGAAACCATCGACCCCACGGGTGACCTCGTGTCCATTCTCGAGCGCATCGCTCGGAGCGAGCGGGTCGTCGGCTCCTCGTTGCACGGTCTGGTCGTCGCGGAGAGTCTCGGCATCCCGGCGACGCTCATCGCCCCCACCGCCGAGTCGATGTTCAAGTATGAGGACTACTACGGCGGAACGGGACGGAACTCGTTCCCGATCGCCCGCGATCTGCAGGGTGCGCTGGCACAGACCCCAGACCCCATCGAGTGGGACGCACAGCCACTCATCGACGCCTTCCCATCCGACCTGTGGTCTGGCATCACGCTCTCCGGCCCGACGAAACGCTAG
- a CDS encoding glycosyltransferase, producing the protein MRESATKINPFVTMLVDALRADPSVTVEFFSWPRALTTRYDVFHIHWPEAVTRGPSRLRRATSLLLSVLLLAKLRFSRTRIVRTAHNLAPHESGWPGEQLILKAFDRSTTAWITMNAHTPLPVGSRQYVIPHGHYRDWYLVPEHAPEHGPELLYFGLVRSYKGVDTLAAAFSHADDLADHRLRILGKPDPSGISAVLQQLIDANPRIEPDFRYVPDTELAAAIARARLVVLPYKNMHNSGAVLLALSLNTPVLIPSNPITHDLRTEFGSSFVKLFEGELTSDALSAAVAELPADGLEGDVDMTSRDWTSIARSHANVYREVSTW; encoded by the coding sequence GTGCGTGAGTCCGCCACCAAGATCAACCCGTTCGTCACCATGTTGGTCGATGCTCTGCGAGCGGACCCGTCCGTGACCGTCGAGTTCTTCTCCTGGCCTCGGGCACTGACGACACGGTACGACGTGTTCCACATCCATTGGCCGGAGGCGGTCACGCGCGGGCCGAGCCGGCTGCGGCGTGCGACGTCCCTGCTGCTCAGCGTGCTCCTGCTCGCCAAACTGCGCTTCAGCCGCACGCGCATCGTGCGGACCGCGCACAATCTCGCCCCGCACGAGTCGGGTTGGCCCGGCGAGCAACTCATCCTGAAGGCGTTCGACCGGTCGACGACCGCCTGGATCACGATGAACGCACACACGCCGCTGCCGGTGGGCTCGCGGCAGTACGTCATTCCACACGGTCACTACCGCGACTGGTATCTGGTTCCGGAGCACGCACCGGAGCACGGACCGGAACTCCTGTACTTCGGACTCGTCCGCTCGTACAAGGGCGTCGACACGCTCGCCGCCGCGTTCTCGCATGCCGATGACCTCGCCGACCACCGCCTCCGTATCCTCGGGAAACCCGACCCATCGGGCATCTCCGCAGTCCTGCAACAACTGATCGACGCGAATCCCCGTATCGAGCCGGACTTCCGCTACGTGCCCGACACGGAGCTGGCCGCAGCCATCGCCAGAGCCAGACTGGTCGTCCTCCCGTACAAGAACATGCACAACAGCGGTGCTGTGCTCCTCGCGTTGTCGCTCAACACCCCCGTGCTGATCCCGTCGAATCCGATCACGCACGACCTGCGGACCGAGTTCGGCAGCAGCTTCGTCAAGCTCTTCGAGGGTGAGCTCACGAGTGACGCACTGTCCGCTGCCGTCGCCGAACTCCCGGCGGACGGTCTCGAAGGCGATGTCGACATGACGTCTCGCGACTGGACGTCGATCGCCCGATCCCACGCGAACGTGTACCGGGAGGTCAGCACATGGTGA
- a CDS encoding O-antigen polymerase, protein MIKRLLTNPLFYLLAPVFVSALVWSVPGTSNQLRGFDQRAEGSFEGWVLLCCFYLVAATLVWIGFRLGVMAGPSERLVEAASTERFDRRFSLTLTVFATIGVLYSVYLVQQQTNIFDALSATQGNQLKESIGGSAGIATLRYTAAIAAPVALYVWRFRHGRASLAIWNVLLLVMSALFSSRLSFIMAVVVLIFIVITLRRDIKFKAVPLALAGAAIFGALVAFNYYRNAGFYENLGITDPVSMNFYQVAAYLGAPFQASLGVADGIANGGFTKSVDVVSAAAIVVPTFLRPERFGSFGSFDNFVQVAPNLTTNSAFADTYADYGWWGLFYVLATVFLASALAGYASRFRSLVIVAGAVVAYGLAEMWRIFLFPQGLVLYLLIAVLAATLFGLIGSSPRVDARIVTKGSYQLAR, encoded by the coding sequence GTGATCAAACGGTTGCTCACGAACCCGCTCTTCTATCTGCTCGCCCCGGTCTTCGTGAGCGCTCTGGTGTGGTCGGTACCCGGCACCTCCAACCAGCTTCGGGGATTCGATCAGCGAGCCGAGGGATCGTTCGAGGGCTGGGTGCTCCTCTGCTGCTTCTACCTGGTCGCCGCCACCCTGGTGTGGATCGGGTTCCGCCTCGGTGTCATGGCCGGACCGAGCGAGCGACTCGTCGAAGCCGCCAGCACCGAGCGGTTCGACCGGCGCTTCTCGTTGACGCTCACCGTCTTCGCCACCATCGGAGTCCTCTACTCCGTCTACCTGGTCCAGCAGCAGACCAACATCTTCGACGCGCTTTCCGCCACGCAGGGGAACCAGTTGAAGGAATCCATCGGGGGATCCGCGGGCATCGCGACCTTGCGATACACCGCCGCCATCGCTGCGCCGGTCGCCCTCTACGTGTGGCGGTTCAGGCACGGGAGGGCGAGTCTGGCCATCTGGAACGTCCTCCTCCTCGTCATGAGTGCACTGTTCTCGAGTCGGCTGTCCTTCATCATGGCCGTCGTCGTCTTGATCTTCATCGTGATCACGCTGCGACGTGACATCAAGTTCAAGGCAGTACCGCTCGCGCTCGCCGGCGCCGCGATCTTCGGTGCGCTCGTCGCATTCAACTACTACCGCAACGCCGGGTTCTACGAGAATCTCGGGATCACGGACCCGGTGTCCATGAACTTCTACCAGGTGGCCGCCTACCTGGGGGCACCGTTCCAAGCGTCGCTCGGCGTCGCGGACGGGATCGCGAACGGCGGTTTCACCAAATCCGTCGACGTCGTGTCCGCAGCGGCAATCGTCGTGCCGACGTTCCTGCGTCCGGAGCGCTTCGGCTCGTTCGGATCCTTCGACAACTTCGTGCAGGTCGCTCCGAACCTGACGACGAACTCTGCGTTTGCAGACACGTACGCCGACTACGGATGGTGGGGGTTGTTCTATGTCCTCGCGACCGTGTTCCTCGCCAGTGCCCTCGCGGGCTACGCATCCCGCTTCCGCTCGCTGGTCATCGTCGCCGGCGCGGTCGTGGCGTACGGGCTGGCGGAGATGTGGCGGATCTTCCTCTTCCCTCAGGGTCTCGTGCTGTATCTCCTCATCGCGGTGCTGGCCGCGACCCTGTTCGGTCTGATCGGCAGCTCGCCCCGCGTCGATGCGCGCATCGTGACGAAGGGCTCGTACCAACTTGCGCGATAG
- a CDS encoding LPXTG cell wall anchor domain-containing protein — MTSPLSRSLAALGVIALSAAGVVFTGIPAQALPASATIAAPDCTVPAAATVSITVSNAADDATDLTYKIVQDYGTVLFDNVTLAPGESDDYVIPVLEDASTPLQVIDVTGGVIAGAVQTANCTPNASPAAVATIGEASCLLPSGGIIPPSPGFLWTFDNSAGVGPADYEFVKNDTVVESGTLAAGETRSYAASLTPNESGTSAIRSVDAAGDPVVLASSTFDLDCEPGPAPTGAVSDASCEIPTGGILVPTIPGVEYTFDNSLGTSDAPYAFLDGDTVVESGTVVEGDTRVRSWSLTEDLETVVQVVTEDAAGQPVVLDAKTVTLDCLANTPTIVAPAADAVVTTPTTTISGTGDAGETITIVITPATDDATAAETAALDESDVSAAAVAVPATLTTTVQADGTFSLAVELADGAYSVSASATRAASASGVVPESTSPFSAPTDFAVAIAAPVTPPAGGGTTVTPVGSTVGGNGSLANTGVETATFAGLAAVLLLIGGAVTILFRRRTA; from the coding sequence ATGACGTCACCGCTCTCACGATCACTCGCAGCACTGGGCGTCATCGCCCTCAGCGCCGCGGGTGTCGTCTTCACCGGCATCCCCGCCCAAGCCCTCCCAGCATCCGCAACCATCGCCGCACCCGACTGCACCGTCCCCGCAGCCGCGACCGTGAGCATCACCGTCAGCAACGCAGCCGACGACGCCACCGACCTCACCTACAAGATCGTCCAGGACTACGGCACCGTCCTCTTCGACAACGTCACGCTCGCCCCCGGCGAGAGCGACGACTACGTCATCCCCGTCCTCGAGGACGCGTCGACACCACTCCAGGTCATCGACGTCACCGGGGGCGTCATCGCCGGCGCCGTCCAGACCGCGAACTGCACACCCAACGCCAGCCCAGCGGCGGTCGCGACCATCGGCGAGGCCAGCTGCCTGCTCCCCTCCGGCGGCATCATCCCGCCCTCCCCCGGGTTCCTCTGGACCTTCGACAACTCCGCCGGCGTCGGTCCTGCCGACTACGAGTTCGTGAAGAACGACACCGTCGTCGAAAGCGGCACCCTCGCCGCCGGCGAGACGCGAAGCTACGCCGCATCCCTCACCCCGAACGAGAGCGGCACCTCCGCGATCCGGTCCGTCGACGCGGCCGGCGACCCGGTCGTCCTCGCCAGCTCCACCTTCGACCTCGACTGCGAACCGGGCCCGGCACCGACCGGCGCCGTCAGCGACGCATCGTGCGAGATCCCGACGGGCGGCATCCTCGTGCCCACCATCCCCGGCGTCGAGTACACCTTCGACAACTCGCTCGGCACCTCCGACGCACCGTACGCCTTCCTCGACGGCGACACCGTCGTGGAGAGCGGCACCGTCGTCGAGGGCGACACCAGGGTCCGATCCTGGTCGCTGACCGAGGACCTCGAGACCGTCGTGCAGGTCGTCACCGAGGACGCCGCCGGCCAACCGGTCGTCCTCGACGCGAAGACGGTCACGCTGGACTGCCTCGCCAACACGCCGACGATCGTCGCGCCCGCCGCCGACGCGGTCGTGACCACGCCCACGACCACCATCAGCGGCACCGGCGACGCGGGCGAGACCATCACCATCGTGATCACCCCCGCCACTGATGACGCCACAGCAGCCGAGACGGCCGCTCTGGACGAGTCCGACGTGTCCGCCGCTGCGGTTGCGGTTCCGGCCACGCTGACCACGACGGTCCAGGCCGACGGCACGTTCTCCCTCGCGGTCGAACTCGCCGACGGCGCGTACAGCGTCTCGGCCTCGGCCACACGGGCCGCCAGCGCCAGCGGTGTGGTCCCGGAGAGCACCTCGCCGTTCTCCGCGCCGACCGACTTCGCGGTCGCGATCGCGGCACCGGTCACCCCGCCGGCTGGCGGTGGTACCACGGTCACTCCCGTGGGGTCCACCGTCGGTGGGAACGGTTCCCTCGCGAACACCGGTGTCGAGACGGCAACCTTCGCCGGACTCGCCGCTGTGCTCCTCCTCATCGGTGGAGCCGTGACTATCCTGTTCCGGCGCCGCACGGCCTGA
- a CDS encoding alkaline phosphatase family protein translates to MEQGGERGTADAAGEATGDEAVTSSRKRPASRRDFFRAAGFGVAGLAAGGTVAGGIAAATAANPQEDYGFTPLPKRNEPGFDHVVVVMFENRSFDHMLGRLYPAGGEPAGQTFDGLAQGDYSNPGEAGEAVPAHVYNGPTDQIMAQPDPDPGEFYPHVNTQLFGTIDPESNGDLRNPLQSPWNLPADTSAPTNDGFVKDYIVNSTLARGRKPTPEEYAVVMGGFSPEMLPVLSTLAKNFGVYDHWYAAVPSQTFCNRSFFHASTSHGYVTNIEGDGIGKWLSAPAVPTVFNRLEEAGKTWRVYYDAQQVVSLTGLLSAPSIEQYWKSNFRSMEQFHEDAANGDLPDYAFVEPRMVFDHNDMHPPVVRPDNPGRNDADPELDSAYSDMRAGEQLLGEVYTAVKDGASTTGSNAMNTVLLVTFDEHGGIYDHVAPPKATPPSGEPEAGEMGFGFDRLGLRVPTIVVSAYTKAGSVINDEMHHGSLMKTLAELHGLDPLTERDRTATSIFNAVNLTTPRQPVLWPTVTPAYVPPNPEANARTDREKDRKRPLTPPALGLIGILLAKYEPGAPLPDNYADAYAVLMKHGDGLFGTRD, encoded by the coding sequence ATGGAACAGGGTGGCGAGCGAGGCACCGCGGACGCAGCAGGGGAAGCAACCGGCGACGAAGCCGTCACGTCGAGCCGCAAACGCCCCGCGTCCCGCCGTGACTTCTTTCGCGCGGCAGGCTTCGGCGTCGCCGGCCTCGCGGCGGGCGGTACGGTCGCCGGGGGCATCGCGGCCGCGACAGCCGCCAACCCGCAGGAGGATTACGGCTTCACCCCGCTCCCAAAGCGCAACGAACCGGGGTTCGACCATGTGGTGGTCGTGATGTTCGAGAACCGCTCCTTCGACCACATGCTCGGCCGGCTCTACCCCGCGGGTGGTGAGCCGGCCGGACAGACCTTCGACGGCCTCGCGCAGGGCGACTACAGCAATCCCGGCGAGGCGGGTGAAGCGGTCCCGGCCCACGTCTACAACGGGCCGACGGATCAGATCATGGCGCAGCCCGACCCGGACCCGGGCGAGTTCTACCCACACGTCAACACCCAGCTGTTCGGCACGATCGATCCCGAGAGCAACGGCGACCTCCGCAACCCGCTGCAGTCACCGTGGAACCTCCCGGCCGACACCTCGGCGCCCACGAACGACGGCTTCGTGAAGGACTACATCGTCAACTCCACCCTGGCGCGCGGCCGGAAACCCACGCCCGAGGAGTACGCGGTGGTGATGGGCGGCTTCTCCCCCGAGATGCTGCCGGTGCTCTCCACGCTCGCCAAGAACTTCGGCGTCTACGACCACTGGTACGCGGCGGTCCCGTCGCAGACGTTCTGCAACCGCTCCTTCTTCCACGCGAGCACGTCGCACGGCTACGTCACGAACATCGAGGGCGACGGCATCGGCAAATGGTTGAGCGCCCCCGCCGTCCCGACCGTGTTCAACCGGCTCGAGGAGGCCGGCAAGACGTGGCGGGTCTACTACGACGCGCAGCAGGTCGTCTCGCTCACCGGCCTGCTCAGTGCCCCGTCGATCGAGCAGTACTGGAAGAGCAACTTCCGCAGCATGGAGCAGTTCCACGAGGACGCGGCGAACGGCGACCTGCCCGACTACGCGTTCGTCGAGCCGCGCATGGTGTTCGACCACAACGACATGCACCCGCCGGTGGTGCGGCCCGACAACCCTGGCCGGAACGACGCCGATCCGGAACTCGACTCCGCCTACTCCGACATGCGTGCCGGCGAGCAACTGCTCGGCGAGGTCTACACGGCGGTCAAAGACGGGGCGTCGACCACCGGTTCGAACGCGATGAACACCGTCCTGCTCGTCACCTTCGATGAACACGGCGGGATCTACGACCACGTCGCCCCGCCCAAGGCGACGCCGCCGTCCGGCGAGCCCGAGGCCGGCGAGATGGGGTTCGGCTTCGACCGATTGGGCCTCCGAGTGCCCACCATCGTCGTCTCGGCGTACACGAAGGCCGGCAGCGTCATCAACGACGAGATGCACCACGGCTCTCTCATGAAGACGCTCGCCGAGCTGCACGGCCTCGACCCGCTGACCGAACGCGACCGGACCGCCACGAGCATCTTCAACGCCGTCAATCTCACGACGCCGCGGCAGCCCGTCCTGTGGCCGACGGTGACGCCCGCCTACGTGCCGCCGAACCCCGAAGCGAACGCACGCACCGATCGGGAGAAGGACCGCAAGCGTCCGCTGACGCCACCGGCGCTCGGCCTCATCGGCATCCTCCTCGCGAAGTACGAGCCCGGCGCTCCACTCCCCGACAACTATGCCGACGCCTACGCGGTCCTCATGAAGCACGGGGACGGGTTGTTCGGCACGCGGGACTGA